The Parcubacteria group bacterium genome contains a region encoding:
- a CDS encoding vWA domain-containing protein, with amino-acid sequence MPRLNDDMEFGKIGGANGFGFSGVRTEHLGATEYTLVTIAIDVTGSVGGFEAELLRCLKTAVDACKKSPRSDNLLLRVILFSTVFSNGVDELHGFKPLADIDPQKEYGQLRTGGGTPLRDACYSAIGAMNAYGKKLSDDDFGVNAIAFIITDGDDNASAATENMIKQEIVQAVSGEILESMISVLIGINAAAYKNELEQFQQNVGITQYIDAGDATAGKLARLADFVSRSIASQSQAMGTGGPSQNISATI; translated from the coding sequence ATGCCACGGCTCAATGATGATATGGAATTTGGTAAGATTGGCGGTGCAAATGGATTTGGTTTCTCAGGTGTTCGTACTGAGCATCTCGGTGCAACCGAATACACACTTGTCACGATCGCGATCGATGTCACAGGTTCTGTCGGCGGTTTCGAAGCCGAATTGCTGCGTTGTCTCAAGACCGCAGTCGATGCGTGCAAGAAATCTCCCAGATCCGATAATCTGCTTTTGCGGGTCATCCTCTTTTCCACGGTATTTTCCAATGGTGTGGATGAGTTGCACGGGTTCAAACCGCTTGCTGATATTGATCCGCAAAAGGAATATGGGCAACTGAGGACTGGGGGTGGGACACCGCTGCGTGATGCATGTTACAGCGCGATCGGCGCCATGAATGCTTACGGCAAAAAACTTTCCGATGATGACTTCGGTGTTAATGCGATTGCTTTTATCATCACTGATGGTGACGATAATGCATCCGCGGCAACCGAAAATATGATCAAACAGGAGATCGTTCAGGCTGTTTCTGGCGAGATCTTGGAATCCATGATCAGCGTACTCATCGGGATCAATGCTGCAGCATACAAGAATGAACTGGAGCAATTTCAACAAAATGTGGGCATCACACAGTATATCGATGCTGGTGATGCTACCGCAGGAAAACTGGCACGTTTGGCGGATTTTGTCAGTCGATCTATTGCATCGCAATCGCAAGCAATGGGCACTGGTGGACCGAGTCAAAATATCTCCGCAACGATCTAA
- a CDS encoding Maf family protein — protein sequence MKKRRIILASTSPRRKELLEQIGLDFEIMPSAYEEDMHMKMSNARLSEVLAYGKAVDVAKKVQDGVVIGSDTFVTYNGVRMGKPINKKEAVKMLQTISGQWVTIYSGIAIIDTKTKREYIAHEITKVKIKKLVQKEIVTYIKTGEPLDKAGAFAIQGRGATFIEKISGCHTNVIGLPLHRLYLGLQKLDIAV from the coding sequence ATGAAAAAGCGACGGATCATTTTGGCATCGACGTCACCACGACGCAAAGAACTATTGGAGCAGATCGGATTGGATTTTGAGATCATGCCAAGCGCATATGAGGAGGACATGCATATGAAAATGAGCAATGCGCGATTGTCGGAAGTTTTGGCATATGGCAAGGCTGTGGATGTTGCCAAAAAAGTGCAGGATGGTGTGGTGATCGGATCAGATACATTTGTTACATACAATGGTGTGAGAATGGGCAAGCCAATAAACAAGAAGGAAGCGGTAAAAATGTTGCAGACGATCTCGGGGCAGTGGGTCACGATCTATTCCGGTATCGCGATCATTGATACAAAAACCAAAAGGGAATACATCGCACATGAGATCACAAAAGTGAAGATCAAAAAACTTGTACAAAAAGAAATTGTCACATACATCAAAACAGGAGAGCCGTTGGATAAGGCGGGTGCTTTTGCGATCCAAGGACGCGGGGCTACATTCATTGAAAAGATCTCCGGTTGCCATACCAATGTCATCGGATTGCCACTCCATCGACTGTATCTCGGCTTACAAAAACTTGATATTGCTGTATGA
- a CDS encoding NUDIX domain-containing protein, which yields MKIKHNKKNDDVIIGPALAVDTMIFAIRQRKLCVLLIQIGTGAYKDQWALPGGIVQIDETLDQAAQNVLAKKAGIKGLHLEQLYTFSDVHRDVRGRIVSTAYFALVDSDKFAVETMDYYIAIEWHDVDKLPKMAFDHKEMICYGAERLRAKIEYSNIVYGLLPKEFTLTEMQDVYEAIIGHVIDKRNFRKKILSLHILTETAKERSGAKNRPARLYRFKKRQLVFTD from the coding sequence ATGAAGATCAAACACAACAAAAAAAATGATGATGTGATCATCGGTCCCGCACTTGCTGTGGATACGATGATCTTTGCGATACGCCAAAGAAAATTGTGTGTACTTCTCATTCAAATTGGCACGGGCGCATATAAGGATCAGTGGGCGCTTCCTGGGGGTATTGTGCAAATTGATGAAACGCTGGATCAGGCGGCACAAAATGTTTTGGCAAAGAAAGCGGGCATCAAAGGACTGCATTTGGAACAGCTTTATACATTTAGTGATGTGCATCGCGATGTGCGAGGCAGGATTGTGTCAACGGCATATTTTGCTCTTGTGGATAGTGATAAATTTGCTGTGGAAACCATGGATTATTATATTGCGATCGAATGGCATGACGTGGATAAATTGCCGAAAATGGCTTTTGATCACAAGGAGATGATCTGTTATGGCGCAGAGAGATTGCGTGCCAAGATCGAATATTCCAACATTGTCTATGGTTTATTGCCTAAGGAATTTACGCTTACGGAGATGCAGGATGTGTATGAAGCGATCATTGGGCATGTAATAGACAAAAGAAACTTTCGCAAAAAAATCCTCTCTTTACATATTCTCACAGAGACAGCTAAAGAGCGTTCTGGTGCGAAAAACCGACCGGCGAGACTCTATCGATTCAAAAAACGGCAATTGGTCTTTACGGATTAA